Proteins encoded within one genomic window of Oncorhynchus mykiss isolate Arlee chromosome 27, USDA_OmykA_1.1, whole genome shotgun sequence:
- the si:cabz01090165.1 gene encoding leucine-rich repeat and fibronectin type III domain-containing protein 1-like protein: MRALAAGSWTTPSGGFASASLRSLAMERLLLCLALLAAPVVTMLCPKRCTCQNLMPSYTVLCAKTGLLFVPPNIDRQTAELRLMDNFITTLRHRDFANMSSLIHLTLSRNTISQIKPYAFADLQDLHALHLDANRLTMLDDTHFQGLVNLRHMILANNQLHSISEGAFQDFLETLEDLDLSYNNLVNIPWETIGLLASVNTLSLDHNLIEMVPEGIFSNLHKLARLDMTSNKLKKIPPDPLFLRIPVYAKLKGSPLTSLVLSFGGNPLHCNCELVWLRRLTREDDLETCASPRELAGKYFWTIREEEFVCEPPMITRHTSKMFVMEGQEVSLRCKSVGDPEPSTHWVSPEGKLIGNTSRTLCYENGSLDILTTTVKDSGKFTCIASNAAGEATAPVELVVNPSPHFDPKLEPEPGPSDIPTSIKSNASGGHARTDHQRVSVSELSSTSVTIRWPPQDHIPGVRMYQIQYNSSSDDILIYRMIPASHKFFLLSDLATQRDYDLCVLAVYDDGVTALTGTRLVGCVAFTTEREYRQCRSLHDQFLGGTMIIVIGGIIVASVLVFIFILLMKYKLHSNHYKQKAAHVSNVCSQTNGGQAAGGGGPPIPPSSSGSANKPMPPGPVDRVGHEGPHQASEGGFGGPLKGTTVVDLNPDYGKSVKDQDAISQ; encoded by the exons GAGCCTAGCCATGGAGCGCCTGCTCCTGTGCCTGGCCCTCCTCGCTGCGCCCGTCGTCACCATGCTGTGCCCCAAGCGCTGCACCTGCCAGAACCTCATGCCCTCCTATACTGTTCTCTGCGCCAAGACAGGCCTGCTCTTCGTGCCGCCAAACATTGACCGGCAGACTGCCGAGCTGCGCCTCATGGACAACTTCATCACCACCCTTCGTCACCGTGACTTTGCCAACATGAGCAGCCTCATCCACCTGACGCTGTCGCGCAATACCATTAGCCAGATCAAGCCGTATGCCTTCGCCGACCTGCAGGACCTGCACGCCCTGCACCTGGACGCCAACCGTCTCACCATGCTGGACGACACCCACTTCCAGGGCCTGGTCAACCTCAGGCACATGATCCTGGCCAACAACCAGCTGCACAGCATCTCAGAGGGGGCCTTCCAGGACTTCCTGGAGACCCTAGAAGACCTGGACCTGTCCTACAACAACCTGGTGAACATTCCCTGGGAGACCATTGGCCTGCTGGCCAGTGTCAACACCCTCAGTCTGGACCACAACCTCATAGAGATGGTCCCCGAGGGCATCTTCTCCAACCTGCACAAGCTGGCGCGTCTAGACATGACCTCCAACAAGCTGAAGAAAATCCCTCCAGATCCCCTGTTCCTGAGGATCCCAGTGTACGCTAAGCTGAAAGGTTCTCCACTCACATCCCTGGTGCTGAGCTTCGGTGGGAACCCGCTGCACTGTAACTGTGAGCTAGTGTGGCTGAGGAGGCTGACCAGGGAAGACGACCTGGAGACCTGCGCCTCCCCCCGAGAGCTCGCCGGCAAGTATTTCTGGACCATCCGTGAGGAGGAGTTTGTGTGCGAGCCACCCATGATCACGCGGCACACCTCCAAGATGTTTGTGATGGAGGGTCAGGAGGTGAGCCTGCGCTGTAAGTCAGTGGGCGACCCAGAACCTTCCACGCATTGGGTCAGCCCCGAGGGGAAGCTGATTGGGAACACGTCCCGCACCCTCTGCTATGAGAACGGCTCGTTGGACATCCTCACCACCACTGTGAAGGACTCTGGGAAGTTCACATGCATCGCATCCAACGCCGCCGGTGAGGCCACGGCGCCCGTGGAGCTGGTGGTTAACCCCTCGCCACACTTTGACCCCAAGCTGGAGCCCGAACCTGGCCCCTCTGACATCCCCACATCCATCAAGTCCAACGCCAGCGGGGGCCACGCCCGCACTGACCATCAGAGAGTCAGTGTGTCAGAGCTGAGCTCGACCTCGGTCACCATCCGATGGCCCCCTCAGGACCACATTCCGGGGGTCCGTATGTACCAGATCCAGTACAACAGCTCCTCCGATGACATCCTCATATACAG gatgaTCCCTGCGTCTCATAAGTTCTTCCTACTCAGTGACTTGGCCACTCAACGGGATTATGACCTGTGTGTGCTGGCGGTGTACGACGATGGCGTCACGGCCCTAACCGGCACCCGCCTGGTGGGCTGCGTGGCTTTCACCACAGAGCGCGAGTATCGTCAGTGCCGCTCCCTCCACGACCAATTCCTGGGCGGAACCATGATCATCGTGATCGGCGGTATCATAGTGGCGTCCGTGCTTGTCTTCATCTTCATCCTCCTCATGAAATACAAGCTGCACAGCAACCATTACAAGCAGAAGGCGGCACATGTCAGCAACGTGTGCTCTCAGACCAACGGAGGCCAGGCGGCGGGCGGGGGAGGCCCTCCCATCCCCCCTTCCTCCTCAGGCTCGGCTAATAAGCCCATGCCTCCTGGCCCAGTGGACAGGGTAGGGCACGAGGGACCCCATCAGGCCTCGGAAGGGGGCTTCGGAGGGCCCTTGAAAGGGACCACCGTAGTGGACTTGAACCCAGACTACGGGAAGTCAGTGAAGGACCAGGATGCTATATCACAATAA